The segment ATGTCAGCATATCGCAAGCTGTTGGGTGAGACCTTGCTACGCCTGCCGGGCGTAAACGACACCCGCACCTATGTGGTAATGGAAGAGGTCAAACAGAGCAATCGCCTGGTGATCAAAACCCGTTAACGCAGGGCAGGTGCAAAGCGTGCAGGATTTCGGTACACTCCTGTGAATTCATACAGGACCAGCGTCGGGCCAGCCCGACGCTGTTGCCTTCTTAATTTACAGGCACCTGGAGTGTTCTCTTGAGCCAGGAATATACAGAAGACAAAGACGTTTCATTACAACCGCTGAGCAGCGGACGTCGGCTGCTTGAAGCGTTGCTTATCCTTGTGGCCCTGTTTGCCATCTATCTGATGGTTTCTTTGGTCAGTTTTAACCCTTCCGATCCCAGTTGGTCGCAAACGGCCTGGCACGAGCCTATCCACAATCTGGGTGGCAGCGTCGGTGCATGGCTAGCCGACACCTTGCTGTTTATCTTCGGCGTGATGGCCTATGCCATTCCTCCGGTCATTATTGGCTTGTGCTGGATTACTTTCCGTCAGCGCGATCGTCACGACTACATCGATTACTTTGCGGTGGGGCTGCGCCTGATTGGCGTGCTGGCGCTGGTGGTAACCACCTGTGGTCTGGCGGCGCTTAACGCTGACGACATCTGGTATTTCGCCTCCGGTGGTGTGATCGGCAGTCTGATCAGCAACGCGATGGCACCCTGGTTCAGCTCCGCAGGTGGCACTTTAACGCTGCTGTGCGTCTGGGCGGCGGGGATTACCCTCTACACCGGTTGGTCATGGTTAACGATTGCCGAAAGAATCGGCGGTGTTGTGATGGGCGTGCTGACATTTGCCAGCAATCGCTCCCGCCAGGATGAACCCTGGCAGGAAGAAGATGAATACGAGGACGAGCAGGAGCCGGCCGATGAGGCGGTACCCGCATTGCGTGCGGCTGCATCTGATGACGATGATGTGCTGCTGGCAAAACCGCGTAAGGTGAATGAGGCACCGCTTGATGCTACTGGGGATGATCCCCTGTTGGCGAAAGCCAGTGCCGCTACGGCAGCAGCGATTGCGGTGAGCAGCGAAGCGGCTCGCCAGGAACCCGTAGTACAACCGACAACGTCGCCAGCGGTTGTGCCCGCAGCGCCGCAGCCGGTGGTGCAATCGGTCCAGCCTGCGGCTACGGTTCCTCCTGCTCCGACAACACCGGTGGTGGCTGAAACTCCCGCCGCGCCGCCGTTGTACCGTTTTGAAGTGCCGGCGGAAACCTCGCCGTTCTCACCGGTCGACGAGGACGATGGCCCGAGGATGGGGAACTGGCAGGATGCTACGCAGGCACCCTCCGCGCTCAATACCACCGCCAGTGTGGCGCTGGCCGCCGGAGCGGCAAAAGTTGCTGCTTCCAGTGCGCCTTATACGCCAGCTTTCGATGTGGTGCCGGAGCGTGATTACAATCCGCAAGTTAAGCAGGGTATTGGCCCGGAGCTGCCTCGTCCGAACCCGGTGAAATTACCTACGCGCCGTGAGCTGGCTTCTTATGGCATCAAGCTTCCGTCACAGCGGATGGCTGAAGAGAAAGCTAAAGAGTCAGAACAGCAGGCTACCGCCGCGCTGGATCCTGTCGCGGCTCAAGATGCTGCGGCGTTACAGGAAGCGCAATTGCGTGACGCTTTTCAGTCTCAACAGCAGCAGCGTTATGGCGAAAGTTGGCACACGGATGCGGAAGACGAAGATGCGTTGCAGCAGGCACAACTGGCGCGTCAGTTTGCTGAACAGCAGCAACAGCGTTACCGTGCAGAAAAAGAAGCTGAAGCGGATGACGGGCCGGTATTTAATCTCGACACATCGTCGGCCTTTGATTTCTCACCGATGAAAGATCTGGTGGATGACAGCCCGAGTGAACCGTTATTCACCATTGCGGCCACGCCAGAACCTGAAGCTCCTGCACCTGCACAGTGGCAGCAGCCGGTTGCGCCGCAGCCGGAGGTGATGCCCTCCTTCGATGAAGAGAGCAGCCCGTGGTCAGCCGCTGAAGAAGCGGAACCGGTTGAGGAAGAGAAACCGGCCAAATCGGTACACGATAGCCTGTTCCATCCCTTCCTGGTGCGCCATGAACAGCCGCTGGAGCGTCCATCCACGCCTTTGCCAACGCTGGATCTGCTGACGCCACCACCCTCGGAAGAAGAGCCGGTAGATATGTTCGCGCTGGAGCAAACGGCGCGATTGGTAGAAGCGCGCCTTGCTGATTACCGCGTGAAGGCGGAGGTCGTCGGTATCTCGCCGGGGCCGGTCATCACCCGCTTTGAGTTGGACCTCGCGCCAGGCGTCAAAGCCGCGCGTATTTCCAACCTGTCGCGTGACCTGGCCCGCTCGTTGTCGGCGGTGGCGGTACGTGTGGTAGAGGTGATTCCGGGCAAACCTTATGTTGGTCTGGAACTGCCGAACAAGCATCGTCAGACGGTCTACCTGCGTGAAGTACTGGATTGTGCCAAATTCCGCGACAATCCTTCCCCACTTGCAGTGGTGCTGGGTAAAGATATTGCCGGTCAGCCGGTGGTGGCCGACCTGGCAAAAATGCCGCACTTACTGGTGGCGGGTACCACCGGCTCGGGT is part of the Pantoea phytobeneficialis genome and harbors:
- a CDS encoding DNA translocase FtsK 4TM domain-containing protein, which translates into the protein MSQEYTEDKDVSLQPLSSGRRLLEALLILVALFAIYLMVSLVSFNPSDPSWSQTAWHEPIHNLGGSVGAWLADTLLFIFGVMAYAIPPVIIGLCWITFRQRDRHDYIDYFAVGLRLIGVLALVVTTCGLAALNADDIWYFASGGVIGSLISNAMAPWFSSAGGTLTLLCVWAAGITLYTGWSWLTIAERIGGVVMGVLTFASNRSRQDEPWQEEDEYEDEQEPADEAVPALRAAASDDDDVLLAKPRKVNEAPLDATGDDPLLAKASAATAAAIAVSSEAARQEPVVQPTTSPAVVPAAPQPVVQSVQPAATVPPAPTTPVVAETPAAPPLYRFEVPAETSPFSPVDEDDGPRMGNWQDATQAPSALNTTASVALAAGAAKVAASSAPYTPAFDVVPERDYNPQVKQGIGPELPRPNPVKLPTRRELASYGIKLPSQRMAEEKAKESEQQATAALDPVAAQDAAALQEAQLRDAFQSQQQQRYGESWHTDAEDEDALQQAQLARQFAEQQQQRYRAEKEAEADDGPVFNLDTSSAFDFSPMKDLVDDSPSEPLFTIAATPEPEAPAPAQWQQPVAPQPEVMPSFDEESSPWSAAEEAEPVEEEKPAKSVHDSLFHPFLVRHEQPLERPSTPLPTLDLLTPPPSEEEPVDMFALEQTARLVEARLADYRVKAEVVGISPGPVITRFELDLAPGVKAARISNLSRDLARSLSAVAVRVVEVIPGKPYVGLELPNKHRQTVYLREVLDCAKFRDNPSPLAVVLGKDIAGQPVVADLAKMPHLLVAGTTGSGKSVGVNAMIISMLYKATPEEVRFIMIDPKMLELSVYEGIPHLLTEVVTDMKDAANALRWSVGEMERRYKLMSALGVRNLAGYNEKVEQAEAMGRPIPDPFWKPGDSMDTTPPVLEKLPYIVVMVDEFADLMMAVGKKVEELIARLAQKARAAGIHLVLATQRPSVDVITGLIKANIPTRIAFTVSSKIDSRTILDQGGAESLLGMGDMLYMPPNSSMPMRVHGAFVRDQEVHAVVQDWKARGRPQYIDSITAGEENEGGAAGLEGDEELDPLFDQAVAFVVDKRRASISGVQRQFRIGYNRAARIIEQMEAQGIVSEPGHNGNREVLSPPPHEM